In Afipia sp. P52-10, the sequence GAGACTCGGCGGGCTTGGACCGGCAAATCTTTCCGGGGCTCGTGCGCAGGAACGCCAAGCCAAGCCAGATGCGATTGCAGAGATCGGCGACATTGCGGCTGCCAATCTCATCGAGATTTCCGGCACCATCAAATGGTTCGATGCGTCGAAGGGCTACGGCTTCATCGTGCCCGATAACGGCGCGCCGGATGTGCTGCTGCATGTGACGGTGTTGCGTCGCGACGGTTTCCAGACCGCGTACGAAGGTGCGCGTCTGGTCTGCGAGGTACTGGCCCGTCCAAAGGGATACCAAGCCTTCCGCGTTCTCTCGATGGATGAGTCCACCGCGATCCACCCGGCCCAGATGCCGCCGCCGCGGACGCATGTCACCGTGGTCCCGACCAGCGGGCTCGAACGCGCACAGGTCAAATGGTTCAACCGGCTGCGCGGGTTCGGGTTCTTGACCCGCGGCGAAGGGACGGAAGACATTTTCGTCCACATGGAGACGCTGCGGCGCTACGGCATGACCGAGTTGCGGCCGGGACAGTTCGTGCTGGTCCGCTTCGGACCCGGCTCGAAGGGGCTGATGGCGGCTGAGATCCAGCCCGAAAACGGGGCTCCCGGACTGTCGTCGCACTGACGCCGTACTCCGAACCCTGCAGTCTTGAACAGTGCCCCGCCACGCGGGGCATTGCTGCACGTCATCACGGCGGTTTGTGCGGCCGCCGGTTGACCGCGGCCAGCACGATGTGCTTTTCGCAGATCTGCCGCATGACGAACCGGGAGCGGCAGAAGGTGCGCCATGAGGTTTGTTCCGAACTCCGTCCTTCCGAAAGATATCGCGTGCTATCTTGCGCGATTGGCGCTGCTGGCCATGGTGGCCTTGCTCTGGGCGCTGCCGCCATCTCCGGTTCGGGCCGCCGAGCGGGAGACGTTGAAAATCATCGGCAGCTCCGGCGTCCGGGTGTTTTCCGTTGAAGTCATGCGTACGCCGGAAGAGCGCGGGAAGGGACTGATGTACCGCCGCGAGCTGCCGGAAGGACAGGGCATGCTGTTCGACTTCTCGCCGGAGGAGAACGTCTCGATGTGGATGAAGAACACCTACATCTCGCTCGACATGATCTTTATCCGCGCCGATGGCCGCATCTTGCGGATCGCCGAGAACACCACACCGAAATCGGAAGCAGTCATTTCCTCCGGCGGCCCCGTGCGCGGCGTGCTCGAGGTGATCGCCGGGACGGCCAAGAAATACGGCTTCAAGCCAGGCGATACGGTCGCGCATCCGCTGTTCGGCGGATAGCGATCTACTCCAGGGTGCGGACACGTTCGACGACCCCGTTGAGCATGAACACCGTGCCGCTTCCGTAGACGAGTCGTTCGCGGATGCCGGATTTGGAGTCGGTCCGCACCTCGCGCCGCGGTTCGCCCCAGCACATCGAAACTTGCTCGCGTGTCATGCCGATCGTGATCCGGCCGGTGCGCGCGCAGTGGGGAATTTCGGCGAACCGGCGCTTTTGCGATCGCTCATCGTCCATGTCGAGAAATTCCTCATCGGCGATGTAGCCGGACTTCCCGTCGCCAAGCACGACGTTGTAGGATGTCGCGCCGTAGCCGAGATTGACACGCTGCCCCATGGTGACGGCGGTGCCGGCCGGAAGCAAAACGCAGCCTTTCCATGTAAAGAAGGGTGAGCCCGGCGGCGTGGTACAAAATCTAGGCTCGAAACCGACTCGGGCGATGCGCCGAACGGCCGTGTTGGGGGCCGATGGGGAAGCCGCAGTCTGAGCGACACTGGTGGCGCCCGGTCGTGACGCACAGCCAGCGAGCATAAGGGCAATAGCTGCCATCAAGGCCAAGCAGAGACGCGGCGCGCACGACGGGAGCTTCGACAGTTGCGGTTGGTTCACGGTTTCATATCCTCGTCGGCGCGCAAGTTCTGCCTTGCAGCGGTCAAACAAAGCTCATAAGCACGGTGATAACTGAAGCCGTCGGGGCATAGCGCAGTCCGGTAGCGCATCTGCTTTGGGAGCAGAGGGTCGCAGGTTCGAATCCTGCTGCCCCGACCAAAATTCTAGTGTGATTTCAGCTTGTTAGGTCGAGCCGTTCTGACGCCGTTCTGACGTGGCGTTCTGACGGTGTTCTGGCCCTATTTCAGGCCGTCCTCGCGGCCTTTCGCACGTGCGGCAGCGACGGTCGCAATCCTGCGGCCCTTGCGGCGGATATAGCGCATGGTCATCTGCTCGTTCGAATGCGTGAGGTGGTCCCGGATCGCAGACAGATCCGCGCCAGCCTCGTAGGCTTCGGTGGCGCCGCCGGCGCGAGAATCCATGGACCAGACCGAATCGGGGATGCCGGCCGCGCGGGCGATTCGCCGGAAGCGCTTGCGGTAGGTCCGCTCCCGGAACGGCAGCCCGTGCTCACCCTTGCAAATCGAGCCGGACCGCTCGTGCATCGGCACGGCATCGAGCAGTTGAAACAGGATCGGATAGTCGACCAGGCGGAACTCGGCCGGCGCGCGTGTTTTCGAGGTTTTGATTCGGAAGACCCAGCCTGGCACCTGGTCCCAGCGAAAGCGGCCGACCCACATCTCGTCGCCGAAATAGAGCGCGTCATGCGTGCCGGGCTTAGCGACCCGCCACTCGCCGATCACATCCTTCTGGCGCAACATCAGCTCGAATTGAGCAGCGACGCCGATCGCCATATCGCGCTCGCCGAGGTCCAGCGCCTTGCGCACGAAAGCAACGGCTTGTGCGGCCGTCATTTCCTCTTCACGGGCGCCGCCGCGCTCGAACCGAACGTTGTGCAACCGCTGGTCCAGCTCGCCGCACTCGTCATGGCCGAGGGCGAAGCCGAACTTCAGGACTGTGCGGACCATCGAAATCGCGTCATGCGCGCGGTCGATCCGCTCGGGGCCGCCGATAAACTTCGGAGCGCGCCACTGCTTGTACCAGCGTTTCGCATCAACGATCGTCAGGTTGCGAATGACGCGGGCGCCGACGCTTGCCTCGATGATCTTGAGGCTACCTGTGTAGGTCCGTCGCGTGTTGGCCTTCACTGTGTGGAAGTCGGAATCCGGGTGCTCCTGATAGACGCGACAGAGCGAGCGCATCGTGCCGTCGTAACGCGTCCAGGTCGGGCCATTACGGACGCCGGCAATCCAGGCAAAGAGATGGGCCGTGTAATCGGTGCAAAGCCGGTTGATCTCCGCGTCGTCGGCGTCAGCCGGCAGGCTGATCGTCCGATCGGGATATTCTTTAGTGTCGCGGGTGACCTGGCTGGCGACCCAATACCGCTTCACGCCCGCGGCCGTCTTGCGTTCCTTGTACCCTGGGCGTTCGCTCTTGGGGGGCATCGAAGTGTTCTGGGCCGTCTTCCGTGGCTTGGACCGGCGCATTACCGCGAACTCCATTGAACTCGTCAAGCCACGCCCGGCAGGCGGGCAGGTAGCGCCCCCGGAACAGCTTGTTTATCTTCGGAAAACCATGCGCCTCGAGCTGCCGGATGGCGGCTCGAAACGTCTCATAGCCGAGGTGAGCGGCGATCTTCCGGTGAAGATCCCGATCGCTGACATAGAGCGGCTCGGAGGCGGTCATAGCTGTCTGGCCTTCAGCATTAGGTTGGACGGATCGAATTTCGGAACAGTTCGTGCGGCCAAGCAGATATCGCCCAGCGAATACTCGCCGTCGAAGCGGACGACCCAGCGGTCAAAAGCCCAGTAGCACTGCCGGGACTCGTCCCAGTGCGGCTCGAACCGTGACGCATAGTACCAAGCGAGCGTCGGGCTCCATGTCGTCATGGCGTGCTCGATGTGAGGCGACGATACGGCCTGCATCACGAGAAAGCGAAGATCGCCGTCACGAAACTCTGGCTTGAAGAAATCTTCGTTCATGCGCTTCGAAGATTGCGTGAGCTGTATCTGGCCGGTGAAAACACCAGTATCGCGCATGTCGATGTCACGCTCGACGATGATGTAAGTCGCGCTGATCATCGACCGGCCTCCGGCATCGCGTTGTGCTCGGCGCCGTCGAGGAGGCGGCCGGCGTACTTCTTTCCGGCGTTGCGCATGAAGGCGTGCGGAGCAGGGGCGTCGTCCGCAGTGGCGTAGCGGGCGCCGTCGATGCCGATCGTGGCTCCCGGAAAGCGCGGCGCGCCCGTGTCGTCATAACACGCGTCAGGGTGGATGCCGCTGGTGTAACATTCCGGCGCCCATGACCCCCATTGCTTGAAGAAGAACGGCCTGCCGGCCTGGGCGCACTGATCGCGCAGGCGGCGCACCCAGCTTGGATGCATCGGGCGAGGGCCGTTCTCGCCGCCGACAATGACCCAGTCAAGCGTTGGATGTCCGCTGGAATGATAGAACCGGAGGCCTTTCGGTAGCCGGCTGTATGTGGTGCCGTTCGATAGCGCATCAAAAGGTGAAAAGACGCCGCCCAAATTCAGCGCGGTTAGGTCGATCGGCCCCAGCAGCGGCTCCGCCGACAAAAAGCGAACGGCGGCCGGTGTCGCGAGCAGGCGAGGGATGCGCTCATCGGCTTCCTGCTGCCGCTCGGCCGAGACGCCGAGCCAGACGTTCTCCAGCGGTGCCGGCGACGAAGGTGCCGTGTAGCGGCGCAGGCGGTCCTGCGTGGCCGCTGCGCGTTCGCTGAGGGTCGGGAGCGTCAGGTTCTCGACCCAAAAGCGGGCGCGGGCTGCCCAGTCGCCCGACAGGTAATCCCGCATCCGGCTCGCCCGCTTCGTCAGCACCTGAAACGTGTGCTGCGGCGCCAGCGCCATGACCGCGAACACCTTGTCGATCCAATCGTCAGGCACGTTCTCATGAAAAAGATCACCGTGCGCGCAGACGAAGATCCGGCGTGGCTTCGACCAGGTCAGCGGCTGCGCAAGCCACGCGTGGTTAAACCGAACGTCGCCGGTCCAGACCGGGCCTGCCTTGGTATCGGTTGTGAGGCCGGCCCGCGACGGGTGATTGCGAAGGCGCGTGCCGGCGAGCCGCATCGCGTAGCAGTTGGTGCAACCCGGCGACACCACGCTGCAGCCGGTGACGATGTTCCAGGTCGCGTCGGTCCATTCGATATCGGAGTTGTCTGCCATCGCTATCGTCCCTGCAGTTTTGCCGCGCGCGGCCGTACACAGATAATCAGCATTTGATGGTGTCGAGCAGTCGAGCTTCGGCGTCGCTGCGGTCCTTGCTCGCCTTTTTCAATTTTTCGAGCAGCGGAGCGGCAGCGGCCTCATACGCACAATCAATCTTAAAAAGCTCGTCGGCGATCCGAGCCATTTCCGACTCGTTCCGCAGCAGCTTCACAAGTTGGACTGCATCGCCCTCCAACGAAGGACCGTATCGGCCCGGCTTGGGAAACTTGCGCTGCGCAAAGTTCAGCAGTCTGTCCCAATTCGTGAGCCACAAACTTGCTGTTTGTTTTGGCGTCATGGTTTGTCACCTGCGGCTGCGCGAGTGTTCCATTGATCCACAAGGCTTGCCATCGCGGCCTCACGATCAACGTCGGGAGTATCCGATAAGCTCGTTGGCTATCGGCTTCGGCCTGGCGGCCGCAGAATGGGCACGGGAGTAGCTTCATCTCGGTGCCTCGGAATCGGTATTGTAGCCGACGCTGAGCGCAACAACCGGATGGACGCTGCCTTGAATGTGAAGGAACAGCGGCTGGCCAGCATTCAGCTTTTCAAGCTCTTTCGCGCTCGGTCGCCAGCCGGAGATCATAAAACCGTCCTGATCCCATATCTCGAGGGTGTGGCATATGCCGTCCTTCTCGTGGTCCCAGTCGATCGGAGCGCCGAGCCGACGCGACGGATTTTTCAGCGGGATCGACTTCATGCGTGGCATCCCAGTGCAAGCTGCGTCATCTGGCGGCCTCCAGTGCGGTAGGCAGCGGCGGTTTGTCGGCAAAGAACCAGGCGATCGGCAGGCCGAGCGCGTCGGCGATCGCGGCGAGGCGACCGGCGGAGATGCGGTTGGTGACCTTCTCGTACTTCTGGACCTGCTGGATCGTGATGCCGAGCAGGTCGGCGAGCTGGGCGAGCGTCACATGACGCTGCTGCCGCGCCTGGCGGATGCGGGCGGCAACGTGGTGATCGACCGCATTGGCGCATTTGCACACGGTGCTCTGGCTCCTTCGCGCGGTCATTGGGTTGCGATCGCCAGGCGTGCGTCGGCCGGCGCCGAGGAGGTGAGCTTGACGACGAGCGGGCCGTGAAATCCGTCGCCCATGATCAGGCCGTGCAGCCTCTGCCGGTCGGCGATGGCGATGTTGCGCCATTTCGGCAACCGGCGCGGCCCGAACATCACCGCGCATGGCGAACCGGACTGCCATTCGCCAATGCTGAAGCCGCGGGCCTGCAGGAAGGCGAAGCAGTCTTCACGGGCCGCATAAGGGCCGTGCCGGTCGAAAATCAAAGCCCCGTGGAGGATGCGTGAGGGGGCCGGCCGTCCGGGCAGGGTTTCGATGACGCTCATGTGCAATTTGCCTTCATGGGGCCGTGCTGGGGATAGCGTGGATAAGCCGCTGTTCGATCCGTCGCGGTTCCGCGCGGTAGCCAACAATGTGCAGCGCGCGCGCCGATTCGCCGTCGGCGCGCGCGCCTAGAATCCCCGCTGAAGACAGCAACGAGGAGTCGTCCCATGTATGACTTTGAAATCGTCAAGCTTTCGCCGCGCGACACGGTCACGCCAGGACTGATGTATGCGAAGGTTCGGCTAGGCTTCGCAAAAGCTGTGACCGACGACAGCGACGTGGGCGAGTCCGTCACCGTCGAGATCATGGTAAAAGTCCCCGCATCTTCAACTCTTGAAGATCTTGAACAAGCTGTTCTAGACGCGGTTCGCGAGCGTCTTTCTGCTGCGTCGAAGATGATTGATGGACGGACGGCAAAGGAGCTTCGCGCCAGTGCGGAGTTGGTTTCGTTTCGCTACGGTCAATAGACGGGACGTGCCTACAGTCCCTGACGAGAATGAAAATCACCGCAGCGGCTATCGCTGTCGATAGCGCCAGGGCAGCGAGGCTGACTGCATCGGGATCGAACGCGATTGCGGCGAGCATCAGATCGCCCCTTCCAATTGATAGGCGGTCTGGCCGGCGATGGCCGCGTAGCGGTCGAGCTGCTCGCCCGTCCAGCCGAGCAGGGTCATGTCGCGGCGGGTGACGCCTTCCTGCCGCGCCCGCGCGTGACGAAAATCCTCGGCCATCAGCCGGACGGCTTCAGCGTCGTCGGTGATCGTGTGTCGCGCGGGACCCATGCACCGCGGCGCCAGGGTCTCGGCGATCCGGGCGCGCAGGGCGGCGTCAGCCTCGGCCGCCTGCTTGGCCTTCAGCGCCGCCTCGCGCTCCTTCAGCAGCGCATCGAGCGTCGCCTGCCGCAGCATGCGCTTCTGGCGGCCCGGAGCCTTGACCGGCTCAATGTAGCGCCCCGCCTTCGGAAAGCGCAGGTCAATAAACTTGTCGATCGTCCCGCCGAGATAGGCGAAGCCGTGAATCTGCAGCTGCTGACGAAAGTCGTGAGGCGAAAGGTCGGCCGGCATCTGAATCTCCCGTCTTAAACACGGAAGATTCAGCACCAGTTTGGTGCTACAGTCAAGCAGCAATCACCAAGTTGGTGCGAAGCTCCAATTTGGTTCAAAGGAGGTCGTGGACAACCCGCCCGACACGTCCGAACACGTGCAGTTCGCCCGTTGGGTGAATGGTCTCGTGATCCGGATTGGTCGAGTAAGGCTGCAAACGAGGCTTCGCGCCAGCGCGATATCGCTTAAACGTCACGTCACCTTCCGGCGTGTGAAAGACATAGAAAGCGTTGTTTACCAGGTGATCATCCGCGCGGTTAACGTAGATGTGGCTACCCTCAGGGGCAATTAGGTTCATGGAATCGCCCATGACCTCAAGGGCAATCCAATCGCCTCGCGGTAAGTCGGCTGCAAGAACGTACTTCTTGATGTCTGTTCGTTTTACGCCCTCCTGATGCGCTAAGCGGCCAGCGCTGACGAATGACAGGAGAGGGACACGAATTCGTTTGAGACCAGGAAAAACAAGAGATTCTGGAGAAACTTTCAAAACTGGCGCCAGCCGCTCCGCCCAGAAGGCGGTCATCTCACGCTCACCTTGGTAAAGCCGGCTTATCTGTTGAGGGCTTGTTCCGGCAGCCTTGGCAAGATCGGACTGGGTTAGGTCCTTTCGCTGGTCAAGGATATCGGCCAAGCCGTTTGGGTATTTTCCTTTCATTTCGGGATTAGCCACCAGTTTGGTGTTGTTTCCCAGCACCAATGCGGTGCTGAGCGCTTGCGAATCATCACCAAATTGGTGCGTACTGCGTCGTATGACGCTTGATGAATGGATGAGCATCACAAAAACCTCGAATTCCGAGGTCGGCAGGCAGCTCCACTGCGCTGCAGAGACGGTTCGTCGCTACCGGGCGAGAGAGCGCGATCCCGACTTTGAGACCCAGCGTCGGATTTTCGAGATGTCCGGCGGTCTTGTGACTCCCAACGATTGGGCGGGCGTCGGTCCGCGACCGGACTCAACGGATCTGAATGGAAACGAGGAGGCTGCTTCATGCCCGGCACCGTAAGTCCCCGTTCGCGCGTGACAAAATCGGGCCGATTCCCAAAGCGGAATCAGAATTGCCGGATCGGGAATCAGATTTCCCCGGTCATGCAAAAAGTGCGGGCCATGCTGCCGCCCGGTAGTCAGCCGCATCGCCTACATGTCCTGACCGGAGAACCGCTCTCGAACTGCCAGAAAATGCTTGCCGGCGTTCGGCCGGAAAACCTCGACATGCTGCGCGTCCTGCTGTCGGCGACCGACATTGATTTCGCTGCCGAGATCCTGCGCGCGTTCATCGGCGATGAGGCGCCGCTGGCGCAGGCGATCAGCCTCCAACAGGATCTGCGCCGCGCCAAGCAGGTGATCAAGACGCTGCAGGCGAGGATGGCCGAATGACGTCGCCACTCACCATTAAGGTCTGCAGCGAGCCGTTCTGCGCGGCCCTGACCGAGCTTTCATCGCTTCTTGTCGAAAGCGCCAAGAACGTCACCCCAAGCCTTGTCGAGGCCATCCAAGGAGGCGCGAAGCTCTGCGTTCTCGACTGCGACCATGGCGCCGCACCCGTCACAGGTGAACTCCTTTACGTCCTTAAGCCATCCCAAGGTCTTCTCATGCTTGTGGCCGCAGCCAGGGCAGGGAATCTCGACGCTGGCGTCATCGAACAGGCCTTCGGACATGGCGCATCTCCATCGGTTGGTGTGGCAACCCCGATGGTAGACGAGTCGGCGGCGGTTGCCCCCCAGACGGCCGCCGCCGACTCGGCCCTTGCGGGAGACATCCCGCGATGACATCACTTATCTACCATCCCATTGCGGATGCATTCCCTCTCATTGATGGCGATGATTTTCTCTCGCTCGTTGAGGATGTTCGTGAATATGGCGTCCGCAAGCCTATCGACCTGTTCGAGGGCAAGATCCTCGACGGTCGCAATCGGTATCGGGCACTCGCCTGGTTGGTGTCGACCGGCGAGGTTCTTGGCGACGGCTGGGGGCATCGAGCAGGCCAAGCACTCTCCGAAGATGCCCTAGAACCGGACAACATCTGGTTCCGCCCCTTCAATCCTGCGATCGACGGCAAGCCGGTTGACTATGTGGCGTCGCTGAACCTCCGCCGCCGCGATCTGACATTGGCTCAGCGTGCGTTGGCGTCGGCCAAGCTTGGTCGACTCGGTTGGGGAGGGGACCGGAGCAAGCCCTCCCGGGAGGGCTTGAGCACCGAGCGCCGCGCAGAGATCGCCGGTGTGGGGCGCGCAACGGTTGAGCGCGCAGAGATCGTCGTTGATCGCGGGATCGAAGAGCTTCACGCAGCGGTCAGCCAGAACAGTATTCCGGTGAAAGTTGCGGCCGAGATCGCCATGCAGCCGGTGGAGAAACAACAGGCGATCATCGCCGAGCTGCCGCGCGACGCGACCGGCCGGCTGACGCCGGAGGCGAAGAAGGCGCTGGCGCCGCTCGTCAAGGAAATGCGCGCAGAAAAGCAGGCCGAGAAGCGCAAGGCGC encodes:
- a CDS encoding cold-shock protein, with translation MGADGFESKRLGGLGPANLSGARAQERQAKPDAIAEIGDIAAANLIEISGTIKWFDASKGYGFIVPDNGAPDVLLHVTVLRRDGFQTAYEGARLVCEVLARPKGYQAFRVLSMDESTAIHPAQMPPPRTHVTVVPTSGLERAQVKWFNRLRGFGFLTRGEGTEDIFVHMETLRRYGMTELRPGQFVLVRFGPGSKGLMAAEIQPENGAPGLSSH
- a CDS encoding DUF192 domain-containing protein, which produces MRFVPNSVLPKDIACYLARLALLAMVALLWALPPSPVRAAERETLKIIGSSGVRVFSVEVMRTPEERGKGLMYRRELPEGQGMLFDFSPEENVSMWMKNTYISLDMIFIRADGRILRIAENTTPKSEAVISSGGPVRGVLEVIAGTAKKYGFKPGDTVAHPLFGG
- a CDS encoding tyrosine-type recombinase/integrase; translation: MPPKSERPGYKERKTAAGVKRYWVASQVTRDTKEYPDRTISLPADADDAEINRLCTDYTAHLFAWIAGVRNGPTWTRYDGTMRSLCRVYQEHPDSDFHTVKANTRRTYTGSLKIIEASVGARVIRNLTIVDAKRWYKQWRAPKFIGGPERIDRAHDAISMVRTVLKFGFALGHDECGELDQRLHNVRFERGGAREEEMTAAQAVAFVRKALDLGERDMAIGVAAQFELMLRQKDVIGEWRVAKPGTHDALYFGDEMWVGRFRWDQVPGWVFRIKTSKTRAPAEFRLVDYPILFQLLDAVPMHERSGSICKGEHGLPFRERTYRKRFRRIARAAGIPDSVWSMDSRAGGATEAYEAGADLSAIRDHLTHSNEQMTMRYIRRKGRRIATVAAARAKGREDGLK
- a CDS encoding DUF5131 family protein; translated protein: MADNSDIEWTDATWNIVTGCSVVSPGCTNCYAMRLAGTRLRNHPSRAGLTTDTKAGPVWTGDVRFNHAWLAQPLTWSKPRRIFVCAHGDLFHENVPDDWIDKVFAVMALAPQHTFQVLTKRASRMRDYLSGDWAARARFWVENLTLPTLSERAAATQDRLRRYTAPSSPAPLENVWLGVSAERQQEADERIPRLLATPAAVRFLSAEPLLGPIDLTALNLGGVFSPFDALSNGTTYSRLPKGLRFYHSSGHPTLDWVIVGGENGPRPMHPSWVRRLRDQCAQAGRPFFFKQWGSWAPECYTSGIHPDACYDDTGAPRFPGATIGIDGARYATADDAPAPHAFMRNAGKKYAGRLLDGAEHNAMPEAGR
- a CDS encoding helix-turn-helix domain-containing protein, producing MTARRSQSTVCKCANAVDHHVAARIRQARQQRHVTLAQLADLLGITIQQVQKYEKVTNRISAGRLAAIADALGLPIAWFFADKPPLPTALEAAR
- a CDS encoding LexA family transcriptional regulator — encoded protein: MLIHSSSVIRRSTHQFGDDSQALSTALVLGNNTKLVANPEMKGKYPNGLADILDQRKDLTQSDLAKAAGTSPQQISRLYQGEREMTAFWAERLAPVLKVSPESLVFPGLKRIRVPLLSFVSAGRLAHQEGVKRTDIKKYVLAADLPRGDWIALEVMGDSMNLIAPEGSHIYVNRADDHLVNNAFYVFHTPEGDVTFKRYRAGAKPRLQPYSTNPDHETIHPTGELHVFGRVGRVVHDLL